A region from the Arvicola amphibius chromosome 12, mArvAmp1.2, whole genome shotgun sequence genome encodes:
- the LOC119802509 gene encoding olfactory receptor 14A2-like yields the protein MPNITAVTGFILMGLSDIHELQTLCGVSFLLIYVVTLVSNFIIITLITLDQKLQSPMYFFLKNLSLVDVFLVSVPIPNFFVNSLTHNNSISTLGCACQLFFMSCFGAEEVFVLTAMSYDRYVAVCRPLHYETIMNSVTCVLLMAVPWIIALLFAAVYTTLLFSMPFCGSNVIPQIFCDVPSLVRISCSDLFVAIYTSLGITLCLGISCIFCVVISYSYIFSTVLKIPATKWQSKAFSTCAPHLLVFTVFFATACFVYLKPPSNTTSLTDRLFSVLYPVLSPALNPVIYTLRNAEVTSALKRLLQNFYSRDSFHLTCQVI from the coding sequence ATGCCCAATATCACTGCAGTAACTGGATTCATCCTTATGGGGCTCTCTGATATCCATGAACTACAGACTCTATGTGGAGTGTCGTTTCTGTTAATATACGTGGTGACACTAGTGAGTAACTTCATCATTATCACTCTCATCACCCTGGATCAGAAACTCCAGTcgcccatgtacttcttcctgaaGAACTTGTCCCTCGTGGATGTCTTTCTAGTGTCTGTCCCAATCCCAAATTTCTTTGTCAATAGCCTAACTCACAACAATTCCATTTCTACTCTTGGATGTGCATGCCAGTTATTTTTCATGTCCTGCTTTGGAGCAGAGGAAGTATTTGTCCTGACTGCAAtgtcctatgaccgctatgttgcTGTTTGTCGTCCCCTGCATTATGAGACCATTATGAATAGTGTCACATGTGTCTTGCTGATGGCTGTACCTTGGATCATTGCACTGCTCTTTGCAGCCGTATACACAACTCTCCTATTTTCCATGCCTTTCTGTGGTTCTAATGTAATTCCACAgattttctgtgatgttccctcaTTGGTAAGGATTTCCTGCTCTGATTTATTTGTTGCCATTTACACAAGTCTCGGGATTACTCTGTGTCTAGGTATCTCTTGTATTTTCTGTGTGGTGATCTCTTACTCTTACATTTTCTCCACTGTACTGAAGATTCCTGCTACTAAATGGCAGTCCAAAGCATTTTCTACCTGTGCCCCCCACCTCCTTGTATTCACTGTTTTCTTTGCTACTGCTTGCTTTGTCTATCTGAAGCCACCCTCAAATACAACATCACTTACAGACAGGTTGTTTTCTGTGCTGTACCCTGTGCTATCTCCAGCCCTTAATCCAGTGATCTACACCCTGAGAAACGCTGAAGTTACTAGCGCTCTGAAAAGGTTACTTCAAAATTTCTACTCAAGGGACTCCTTTCACCTAACATGTCAAGTAATTTGA